The proteins below are encoded in one region of Myxococcales bacterium:
- a CDS encoding osmoprotectant NAGGN system M42 family peptidase, translating to MKKLSIDKDYLQRILADLLAIPSPSGFTDNIVHRIAKELDSFGLEFELTRRGAIRATIPGKTKTPDRAIVSHVDTLGAMVRKLKSNGRLALAPIGTWSSRFAEGGRVTVFTDNAGAIRGTVLPLKASGHIYNKEIDTQPVNWENLELRVDVQASSQDDLQKHGFAIGDFVGFDPGTEFTKDGFVVSRHLDDKAGVASVLSALKAVVDAKIELPVDCHPLFTVSEEVGSGASSVLHQDVAELVSVDNGTSGPGQNSDETGVTISMMDLAGPYDYHLSRNLIKIANDFGLTIGRDVFKWYRSDAASAVEAGNDIHTALLCFGLDASHGYERTHLRSLVDLATILTLYMQSPPLFARDKSGLGPLEGFPELPTDSSNG from the coding sequence ATGAAAAAGCTGTCCATCGATAAAGATTACCTTCAGCGCATCCTTGCTGATTTGCTTGCCATCCCCAGTCCTTCTGGCTTTACCGATAACATTGTGCACCGCATTGCCAAGGAGCTTGATTCCTTTGGTCTTGAGTTTGAACTAACACGTCGCGGCGCGATTCGCGCGACAATCCCCGGTAAAACCAAGACGCCTGATCGGGCGATTGTCTCTCATGTTGATACCTTAGGCGCGATGGTTCGGAAATTGAAAAGCAACGGTCGCTTGGCACTCGCTCCCATCGGAACTTGGTCGTCACGCTTCGCCGAAGGAGGGCGCGTTACCGTGTTCACCGATAACGCAGGCGCAATACGAGGAACCGTCCTTCCGCTGAAAGCTTCCGGGCATATCTACAATAAAGAGATTGATACACAACCTGTGAATTGGGAGAATCTAGAGTTGCGCGTTGATGTGCAAGCCAGCAGTCAGGATGATTTGCAAAAACATGGTTTTGCCATTGGTGATTTTGTCGGCTTTGATCCAGGCACGGAATTTACCAAAGACGGATTTGTTGTCTCGCGTCACCTCGACGATAAAGCGGGCGTTGCATCCGTGCTTAGCGCTTTGAAGGCTGTTGTCGATGCAAAAATTGAACTTCCTGTCGATTGTCATCCTCTGTTCACCGTGTCTGAGGAAGTGGGTTCGGGCGCATCAAGCGTGCTTCACCAAGATGTCGCCGAGCTCGTGAGCGTTGATAATGGTACCTCCGGTCCCGGCCAAAATTCAGACGAAACCGGAGTGACCATTTCGATGATGGATTTGGCTGGGCCCTATGACTACCATCTGAGCCGTAACCTTATAAAGATTGCCAACGACTTTGGTCTAACTATCGGTCGTGACGTCTTCAAGTGGTATCGAAGTGATGCGGCTTCTGCCGTGGAAGCGGGTAACGACATTCACACGGCTTTACTTTGTTTTGGTTTGGATGCTTCGCATGGTTATGAACGAACGCATTTACGTTCGTTGGTCGATTTGGCAACAATTCTAACACTGTACATGCAAAGTCCACCCTTGTTTGCCAGGGATAAAAGCGGATTGGGTCCACTGGAAGGCTTTCCGGAGTTACCCACTGATAGCAGTAACGGTTGA
- a CDS encoding BCCT family transporter, with the protein MSSSSSPKTHPQPNATFVSGLSVFFIGVLLAAALLGPRRAGDFFELIQNSIFRYFSWFYVLSMTGFLLFALWLIFGPYGKLRLGAEDDRPEFSTPTWISMLFSAGMGIGLLFFGVAEPMMHYANAPTMETNKLVRARDAMGLTFFHWGLHAWAVYAVVGLALAYFCFRKGFAFSLRSALYPVLGKRVFGRMGDVIDVLAIVSTLLGVATSLGIGAMQVNSGLHYAFGLPNTTVAQVAVIAGVTSLATLSVVSGLHMGIRRLSELNMALAGLLFLMVLVLGPTPFLLNSFVENIGSYLEQLPKHSFITGSFENTAEKRWLRSWTLFYWAWWIAWAPFVGMFVARVSKGRTIREFVVTVLFVPTLVGFAWFSVFGGASLYAEIHGDHSVGLAVADDMPTAVFVLFESYPATMFTTLVCVISIVLFFVTSSDSASLVVDTLAAGGNEDNPVWHRVFWAVLEGLVAAALLLAGGLQALRTATITSALPFCVIILLMCVGIIRSLRKEKLPKP; encoded by the coding sequence ATGTCAAGCTCATCGTCACCTAAAACACATCCTCAACCCAACGCAACGTTCGTTTCTGGTCTATCGGTTTTCTTTATCGGAGTGCTCTTGGCTGCTGCTTTGTTGGGTCCTCGTCGAGCAGGCGATTTTTTTGAGCTGATTCAAAACAGTATCTTTCGATATTTTAGCTGGTTTTACGTACTTAGCATGACGGGCTTTTTGCTATTTGCCCTGTGGTTGATCTTTGGTCCCTACGGAAAATTGCGACTGGGCGCTGAAGATGACAGGCCAGAGTTTTCCACACCAACATGGATCTCGATGTTGTTTAGCGCGGGCATGGGCATAGGACTTTTATTTTTCGGCGTAGCCGAGCCGATGATGCATTACGCCAATGCACCCACCATGGAAACAAACAAACTGGTCCGCGCACGTGATGCGATGGGACTTACTTTCTTTCATTGGGGTTTGCATGCATGGGCCGTGTACGCAGTGGTTGGGCTTGCGCTAGCTTATTTTTGTTTTCGCAAGGGCTTTGCTTTCAGTTTGCGTTCAGCACTTTATCCGGTGCTGGGCAAGCGTGTGTTTGGTCGCATGGGTGATGTGATTGACGTGCTTGCTATTGTGTCGACGCTGCTCGGTGTGGCTACTTCGCTTGGCATTGGCGCGATGCAGGTTAATTCTGGACTGCACTATGCCTTTGGCCTTCCCAACACTACCGTAGCGCAGGTTGCAGTCATTGCCGGGGTTACCAGTCTTGCGACGCTTTCGGTTGTTAGCGGCTTGCATATGGGCATACGGCGTCTGAGCGAGCTCAACATGGCACTTGCTGGATTGCTGTTTTTGATGGTGCTTGTTTTAGGGCCTACGCCCTTTTTACTCAATTCATTTGTAGAAAATATTGGCAGCTATTTGGAGCAGTTACCGAAGCATTCCTTCATTACGGGAAGTTTTGAAAACACCGCCGAAAAACGCTGGCTTCGGTCCTGGACTTTGTTTTACTGGGCATGGTGGATTGCCTGGGCGCCGTTTGTGGGCATGTTTGTTGCGCGCGTATCCAAAGGCAGAACTATTCGCGAGTTCGTCGTAACCGTACTGTTTGTTCCAACCTTGGTTGGCTTTGCTTGGTTTAGTGTGTTTGGCGGAGCTTCTCTTTATGCGGAGATTCACGGGGATCACTCCGTTGGGCTTGCTGTTGCCGACGATATGCCAACGGCCGTTTTTGTTTTGTTTGAGAGTTATCCTGCCACCATGTTCACGACTTTGGTTTGTGTAATCTCAATTGTTCTGTTTTTTGTCACATCCTCTGATTCGGCATCGCTCGTTGTGGATACCTTGGCAGCGGGTGGCAATGAAGATAATCCCGTCTGGCATCGCGTGTTTTGGGCTGTGCTCGAGGGGCTTGTGGCTGCAGCCCTTTTGCTTGCAGGCGGTCTTCAAGCGCTGCGTACTGCGACCATAACCTCCGCGCTACCTTTTTGCGTGATTATTCTGCTGATGTGCGTCGGTATAATTCGCAGCTTACGCAAGGAAAAATTGCCGAAACCATAG
- a CDS encoding mechanosensitive ion channel, with the protein MGKIPSTFVSLLAAVFTIGLGIAARPVLENAIAGLVVSFSRSVSIGDTVEIHGFYGTVEDITVTHTTIKIWDWRRYVVPNSKMLQTEFVNLSLFDAYVWAVIDFWVSYTVDINVIEKCCLQIADRCPFRFPEGESSFWVADTELYGMRCRLAVWAKTPSDAWQVRSFLRQEVGAALQRMDAVPKLTFGLPPSRNVVEQGL; encoded by the coding sequence TTGGGAAAGATACCATCTACGTTTGTCTCTCTTCTTGCAGCTGTCTTTACCATTGGCCTTGGTATTGCTGCACGGCCTGTGCTCGAAAACGCGATTGCAGGATTGGTGGTTTCCTTTTCTCGAAGTGTTTCGATTGGAGATACCGTCGAGATCCATGGCTTCTACGGTACGGTCGAAGACATCACCGTGACGCACACCACTATTAAGATTTGGGATTGGCGTCGTTATGTCGTTCCAAATAGCAAAATGCTGCAAACGGAATTTGTTAATCTTTCACTCTTTGATGCTTATGTGTGGGCGGTAATTGATTTTTGGGTTTCTTACACCGTTGATATCAATGTGATTGAAAAGTGCTGCTTGCAGATAGCGGATCGCTGTCCTTTTCGTTTCCCTGAAGGTGAAAGCTCCTTTTGGGTGGCCGATACCGAGCTGTACGGCATGCGTTGCAGATTGGCTGTTTGGGCAAAAACACCATCAGACGCTTGGCAAGTGCGCTCCTTTCTGCGACAAGAAGTAGGTGCTGCGTTGCAGCGAATGGATGCGGTGCCCAAACTTACCTTTGGGCTGCCACCATCTCGCAATGTGGTCGAACAGGGGTTGTAG
- a CDS encoding elongation factor G gives MQDLSKYRNIGIFAHVDAGKTTTTERILKLTGKIHKIGEVHDGAATTDFMEQEQERGITIQSAATTCFWKEHRFNIIDTPGHVDFTIEVYRSLKVLDGGIGVFCGSGGVEPQSETNWRYANDSRVARVIYVNKLDRLGADFYRVVDQIKTILGAKPLVMVLPIGTEGDFAGVVDLLTRKAYVWDDSGLPENFEVKDVPEDMKEKVEKYRNDLIETAVEQDDDVMEAYLEGNEPDIDTIKRCIRKGTIKLAFFPTYCGSSFKNKGVQQVLDAVVDYLPNPTEVEPQPIIDLEGNETGEFAKVDASEPVRALAFKIMEDRFGALTFTRIYSGTINKGDNLLNTATGKSERIGRMVEMHANARTMVDTASAGDIVALVGLKNVRTGHTLCDEDNPATLEPMVFPDPVISVAISPKDKGNSGKLSVALGKMVAEDPSFHVEVDQESGETILKGMGELHLDIKVDILKRTHGVEADVGKPQVAYRETITRAVSDSYTHKKQTGGSGQFAKIDYTVEPLEAGSGFVFESTIVGGSIPKEFIPSVQKGFEVMKDKGPLVGFPLLDFKLILQDGAFHAVDSSQMAFEAAARAAYRQTMPKAAPQLLEPIMKVDVFVPDANLGDVIGDLNRRRGMIKSQEPGPTSIRIKSDVPLSEMFGYIGDLRSATSGRGQFSMEFSHYAPVPSNILEQVKEEVAKRNAKK, from the coding sequence ATGCAAGATCTCAGCAAATACAGAAACATCGGCATTTTCGCACACGTGGATGCCGGAAAAACCACCACCACCGAACGCATTCTCAAGCTCACCGGTAAGATTCACAAAATCGGCGAAGTGCACGACGGCGCTGCCACCACCGATTTCATGGAGCAAGAACAGGAACGCGGCATCACCATCCAGTCGGCTGCAACTACCTGCTTTTGGAAAGAGCACCGTTTCAACATCATCGACACTCCCGGACACGTGGACTTCACCATTGAGGTGTACCGTTCGCTCAAGGTGCTCGACGGCGGCATCGGTGTGTTTTGCGGCTCGGGCGGTGTTGAGCCCCAGTCCGAGACCAACTGGCGCTATGCCAACGACTCTCGGGTAGCGCGTGTTATCTACGTGAACAAACTCGATCGTCTTGGTGCAGACTTCTACCGCGTGGTGGACCAGATCAAAACCATCCTCGGAGCAAAACCATTGGTCATGGTACTACCCATTGGCACCGAAGGAGACTTTGCCGGCGTGGTCGACCTGCTCACACGCAAAGCCTATGTATGGGACGACTCAGGTCTTCCAGAGAACTTTGAAGTCAAAGACGTTCCCGAAGACATGAAAGAAAAAGTCGAGAAATACCGCAACGACCTCATCGAAACTGCGGTGGAACAAGATGACGACGTCATGGAAGCTTACCTCGAGGGTAACGAGCCTGACATCGACACCATTAAACGTTGCATTCGCAAGGGAACCATCAAACTAGCCTTCTTCCCAACCTATTGTGGCTCATCCTTTAAGAACAAAGGCGTGCAGCAGGTTTTGGATGCGGTGGTAGACTACCTCCCGAACCCAACCGAAGTTGAACCACAGCCCATTATTGATCTTGAAGGTAACGAAACCGGCGAGTTTGCAAAAGTCGATGCCAGTGAACCAGTTCGCGCTTTGGCTTTCAAAATCATGGAAGATCGCTTTGGAGCTCTTACTTTCACACGTATCTATTCCGGTACTATTAATAAAGGCGACAATCTTCTGAACACTGCTACGGGTAAATCCGAGCGCATCGGCCGTATGGTGGAGATGCACGCCAACGCCCGCACCATGGTCGACACTGCAAGTGCTGGTGACATTGTTGCCCTCGTCGGACTAAAAAACGTGCGCACAGGTCATACGCTCTGCGATGAAGATAACCCTGCCACCCTCGAGCCCATGGTCTTTCCGGATCCAGTTATTTCGGTGGCCATCAGTCCAAAGGACAAAGGCAACAGCGGAAAGCTCAGTGTCGCCCTCGGTAAAATGGTAGCCGAAGATCCATCGTTTCACGTGGAGGTGGATCAGGAGTCCGGTGAGACCATTCTTAAAGGCATGGGCGAGCTTCACTTGGACATCAAAGTCGACATCCTCAAGCGCACCCATGGTGTTGAAGCCGATGTGGGCAAACCCCAAGTGGCTTACCGCGAAACCATTACCAGAGCAGTTTCTGACAGCTACACGCATAAAAAGCAGACGGGTGGTTCGGGTCAGTTTGCGAAGATCGACTACACAGTTGAGCCTTTGGAAGCTGGTTCCGGCTTTGTCTTTGAATCCACTATCGTGGGCGGAAGCATTCCAAAGGAATTCATTCCCTCCGTTCAAAAGGGTTTTGAAGTCATGAAAGATAAGGGTCCGCTGGTTGGCTTCCCACTTCTTGATTTCAAACTCATTCTTCAAGACGGTGCCTTCCATGCTGTCGACTCATCGCAAATGGCGTTTGAAGCCGCTGCCAGGGCTGCGTACCGTCAGACCATGCCCAAAGCGGCTCCTCAGTTACTCGAGCCCATCATGAAGGTGGATGTGTTTGTACCTGATGCCAACCTTGGTGATGTCATTGGCGATTTGAACCGTCGTCGCGGTATGATCAAGTCCCAAGAGCCTGGTCCAACCAGCATTCGCATCAAGTCTGATGTGCCACTTAGCGAAATGTTCGGCTACATCGGCGATTTGCGTTCGGCTACTTCAGGCCGTGGCCAGTTCTCCATGGAGTTCAGCCACTACGCACCCGTTCCATCGAACATTCTGGAACAGGTCAAAGAAGAAGTCGCCAAGCGCAACGCTAAGAAGTAA
- a CDS encoding polyprenol monophosphomannose synthase, whose protein sequence is MSLLIVTPTYNEADNLPTFIEGVQAVVPEADILVVDDNSPDGTGELAERMATKDSRIKVIHRSGKLGIGSAYIEAFHWALRNDYDAVAQMDTDLSHDPKHLPAFLEALAEGADVVLGSRNIPGGKVEGWGPTRHFVSKGGSLYSRMILGLGVRDLTGGYKVWKKEALQALDLDAVQSEGYSFQIEMTYRAIRKGFKVKEVPITFIDRRVGQSKMSKAIFKEAVFMVWKLRFMAASNRL, encoded by the coding sequence ATGTCTTTACTTATCGTTACGCCTACTTATAACGAGGCCGATAATCTGCCGACTTTTATCGAAGGTGTTCAGGCTGTGGTGCCTGAGGCTGATATTTTGGTGGTGGATGATAACTCTCCGGATGGCACAGGTGAGCTTGCCGAACGCATGGCCACTAAAGACAGCCGCATCAAGGTAATTCACCGCAGCGGCAAGCTGGGTATTGGTAGCGCATACATCGAAGCGTTTCATTGGGCTTTGCGTAATGACTATGACGCTGTGGCGCAGATGGATACCGATCTTTCACACGACCCAAAGCATTTGCCGGCGTTTTTAGAAGCTTTAGCGGAGGGCGCAGATGTCGTGCTTGGCTCGCGTAATATTCCTGGCGGCAAAGTCGAAGGCTGGGGGCCGACGCGACATTTTGTTTCCAAGGGTGGCAGTCTTTACAGCCGGATGATTCTCGGGCTTGGGGTGCGTGATCTTACCGGCGGCTATAAAGTTTGGAAAAAAGAGGCACTGCAAGCCCTGGATTTAGATGCAGTGCAGTCCGAGGGTTACTCTTTTCAAATCGAAATGACTTACCGTGCGATTCGTAAAGGTTTCAAAGTTAAAGAAGTGCCGATTACGTTTATCGATCGACGTGTTGGTCAGAGCAAAATGTCGAAAGCCATTTTTAAAGAGGCCGTGTTCATGGTCTGGAAGCTACGCTTCATGGCTGCGTCCAATCGTCTGTAG
- a CDS encoding universal stress protein has product MQTESRGIETVTKATRGSRPPHSSLKVTCNTQTGRREINSQTSTGLQTLKQIVCPVDNPTKRRYALRKALELAELNHATLHVVHVYRLPFWFIADLRQHLQDELRRSIQRVFFLGTFLGTCFRKINRIISIAYKPDRGTVILIDGFALAFVIACDRSTI; this is encoded by the coding sequence GTGCAAACCGAATCCAGAGGTATCGAAACTGTGACCAAAGCGACACGCGGTTCCCGTCCGCCGCATTCTTCGCTGAAAGTGACGTGCAACACTCAAACAGGCAGACGGGAAATCAACTCACAAACCAGCACTGGTCTGCAAACACTGAAGCAAATTGTCTGCCCTGTGGATAACCCTACAAAGCGGCGCTATGCGCTTCGCAAAGCGCTTGAACTGGCAGAACTCAACCATGCGACCCTGCACGTTGTGCATGTATACCGGTTACCGTTTTGGTTCATTGCTGATCTAAGGCAACATTTGCAAGACGAACTTCGCCGCTCGATACAACGCGTCTTTTTCTTGGGGACTTTCTTGGGGACATGCTTTAGGAAAATAAATAGAATAATATCAATTGCTTACAAACCCGACCGCGGAACCGTTATCCTTATCGACGGTTTCGCGCTCGCGTTTGTAATTGCTTGTGATCGTTCGACTATCTAG
- a CDS encoding nucleotidyl transferase AbiEii/AbiGii toxin family protein, with protein MPEYLHNHKDFVTILTNLSVHMSIDPSLIEKDYWIMHSLWSLKKHGFSFELKGGTSLSKGYHLIERFSEDIDIRIDPRQTACGFKVYESRNHDKDRHVESRKQCFDWLCSELDGKIPGVVEVQRAHEFDGNKYRSGGIRLAYESKTNALSGIKEGILLEPGFAETTPNNLIDISSWAWDKAREYQNQNIIDNRASDIACYDHRYTFVEKLQTVVTKFRKYKQTQQIEKNFLRHYYDIAQLLKSNDVLQFILTDEYREVKDHRFSKTDKECQLSDAFRLDQQVKEQFEQEYQGTKDLYYKGQPPFSELLNTIEAHLNLL; from the coding sequence GTGCCTGAGTACCTTCACAACCACAAAGATTTTGTAACGATTTTAACAAATCTGTCTGTGCATATGAGCATCGATCCTTCTTTGATCGAAAAGGACTACTGGATTATGCATAGCCTGTGGTCTCTGAAAAAGCATGGCTTTAGTTTTGAACTAAAGGGAGGAACATCCCTTTCCAAAGGGTATCATCTAATTGAACGCTTCTCGGAAGACATCGATATTCGCATTGACCCTCGGCAAACGGCATGCGGCTTCAAAGTCTATGAAAGCCGGAACCACGACAAAGATAGACACGTGGAATCCCGTAAACAGTGCTTTGACTGGCTTTGCTCGGAGCTTGATGGAAAGATTCCCGGGGTGGTTGAAGTGCAACGAGCCCATGAGTTTGACGGCAATAAATACCGTAGTGGAGGTATTCGGCTAGCGTACGAATCTAAAACGAATGCTCTTTCAGGCATCAAGGAAGGTATCCTTCTGGAACCGGGCTTTGCAGAGACCACTCCTAATAATCTAATCGACATTTCATCTTGGGCTTGGGATAAAGCAAGAGAGTATCAAAATCAAAATATCATCGACAATCGGGCATCTGATATTGCCTGCTATGACCATCGCTATACTTTTGTGGAAAAACTCCAAACGGTAGTGACGAAGTTCCGAAAGTACAAACAAACTCAGCAAATCGAAAAAAATTTCCTCAGGCACTACTACGATATTGCTCAGCTACTAAAAAGCAATGACGTGCTACAATTTATACTTACGGACGAATACCGAGAGGTCAAAGACCATCGCTTTAGTAAGACAGACAAAGAGTGTCAGCTGTCTGATGCTTTTCGTTTAGATCAGCAGGTTAAGGAACAATTTGAACAGGAATACCAGGGAACAAAAGATCTTTACTACAAGGGTCAGCCGCCTTTTTCTGAATTGCTCAATACAATCGAAGCCCACCTTAATCTCCTATAG
- a CDS encoding HAMP domain-containing protein has product MRHYLSIPTRIFLAFTFVLLLFASVAGLSLVQHQRTASTLRLLHAGYLPLALSVGEARAAQAVFATLLDRLLDDGESVATRNWLGVALRVRPLRLRRAIEGVSRVARLNPPPSDQDLLRRVHAGLVAVREIQNNNEPRFKTLFDALRARDRSSATRLLTELRAEERKGQRQLRQAWATLQQHMASTSMQADKDEQQMVIVLGVLSLVVLFIGSILMWWSNRLLAPLPLLQERVEAVSRGELKRYPNPKPHNELGSLAVNFEHMVETLAARDESLRETTNRLVQSEQLAAIGQLAAQVTHEVRNPLSSIGLNVELLEEDLSESSQETKDLLTSIRREIDRLTEITEKYLSLKRLPSPQRELDDFDRMLHSIIEFIRPEFQKSQITLSLQSEGVSHLLYFDEDQIRQALLNLLRNCKEAMPDGGKLELVEHWNEDGLSLSIVDQGIGMDDETRSKIFNPFFTTKERGTGLGLSLTQQIVVAHGGSIECKSSVGQGSTFILHFPHKSASPTSTPPSSTTQERTA; this is encoded by the coding sequence GTGAGACATTATCTATCCATACCAACTCGTATTTTCTTGGCCTTTACATTTGTATTGTTGCTTTTCGCATCCGTTGCGGGGCTTAGCCTTGTGCAGCATCAACGCACGGCCTCGACCTTGCGCTTGCTTCACGCCGGCTATTTGCCGTTGGCTCTGTCGGTGGGTGAGGCTCGAGCGGCGCAAGCGGTGTTTGCCACCTTGCTCGATCGCCTTTTGGATGACGGAGAGTCTGTAGCCACGCGCAATTGGCTTGGAGTCGCGCTGCGCGTTCGTCCGCTTCGATTGCGCCGAGCCATCGAAGGGGTGAGTCGCGTTGCGCGCCTGAATCCGCCGCCTTCCGATCAAGACTTATTGCGACGGGTCCATGCGGGTCTCGTTGCAGTGCGTGAAATCCAAAACAACAACGAACCGCGCTTCAAAACCTTGTTTGATGCGCTACGCGCGCGCGATAGAAGCTCGGCCACTCGATTGCTTACCGAGTTGCGTGCCGAAGAGCGCAAAGGTCAGCGACAGCTCCGCCAGGCTTGGGCCACCCTTCAGCAACATATGGCTTCCACAAGCATGCAAGCCGACAAAGACGAGCAACAGATGGTTATCGTGCTTGGTGTATTGAGTCTGGTGGTGCTTTTTATCGGAAGCATTCTCATGTGGTGGTCGAATCGTTTGCTAGCACCACTACCCTTGCTTCAAGAGCGCGTTGAAGCCGTGAGCCGTGGTGAGCTCAAACGCTATCCCAATCCCAAACCCCACAACGAACTTGGTAGTCTGGCAGTGAACTTTGAGCACATGGTCGAAACGCTTGCAGCGCGCGACGAGAGCCTTCGGGAGACGACCAACAGGCTTGTGCAAAGCGAGCAACTTGCCGCTATCGGCCAACTTGCCGCTCAAGTCACGCACGAAGTACGTAATCCCTTATCTTCGATTGGCTTAAACGTGGAGCTTCTCGAAGAAGACCTGTCTGAAAGCAGCCAAGAAACGAAAGACCTGCTCACGTCCATTCGACGTGAAATCGATCGACTAACCGAGATCACCGAAAAATATTTGAGCTTAAAGCGTTTACCTTCTCCGCAACGAGAACTCGACGATTTTGATCGCATGCTGCACTCGATTATCGAGTTTATCCGGCCTGAGTTTCAAAAAAGCCAAATCACCCTTAGCTTACAAAGCGAAGGGGTGTCTCATTTGCTGTATTTTGACGAAGATCAGATTCGCCAAGCGTTGCTTAATTTACTTCGCAACTGCAAAGAAGCCATGCCGGACGGAGGCAAGCTTGAACTCGTTGAACACTGGAATGAAGACGGCCTTTCATTAAGCATCGTCGATCAAGGCATTGGCATGGACGACGAGACGCGTTCCAAAATCTTTAACCCCTTTTTCACGACCAAAGAACGAGGCACTGGTTTAGGACTTTCACTCACCCAACAAATTGTGGTAGCGCACGGCGGAAGTATCGAATGCAAAAGCAGCGTTGGACAAGGAAGCACCTTTATCCTTCATTTTCCCCACAAGAGCGCAAGTCCCACTAGCACCCCTCCATCATCTACAACTCAAGAAAGAACAGCATGA
- the rdgB gene encoding RdgB/HAM1 family non-canonical purine NTP pyrophosphatase, translating to MKKLVVASKNKGKLIELTRLLDMPEIELVCLDDFSSAPDVEETAKSYRGNAKLKLLSALAHTDLPCFADDSGLEVDALEGAPGIYSARFSGKIANDGKNNYKLMTELSGYTDPAQRKARFRAVIAFAEPSQNQPDAKIHYFEGVSEGHIALEARGKGGFGYDPLFVPEGYTKCMAELEPAEKDKISHRGRACAKLKEFLKEHWLS from the coding sequence ATGAAAAAATTAGTCGTTGCGAGCAAGAACAAGGGCAAGCTTATTGAGCTCACACGCCTGCTCGACATGCCGGAAATTGAACTTGTGTGCTTGGATGATTTTTCTTCCGCCCCCGATGTCGAAGAGACCGCAAAGAGCTACCGGGGCAATGCGAAGCTTAAATTGCTGTCTGCCCTCGCGCATACGGATCTGCCCTGTTTCGCTGATGACAGCGGTCTTGAGGTTGATGCTCTGGAAGGAGCGCCAGGAATTTATTCGGCAAGATTTTCCGGAAAAATTGCCAATGATGGCAAGAATAACTATAAATTAATGACAGAACTGTCTGGTTACACCGATCCAGCTCAGCGCAAAGCTCGCTTTCGAGCCGTCATTGCCTTTGCTGAGCCAAGCCAGAATCAGCCCGACGCAAAGATTCACTACTTTGAAGGCGTAAGCGAAGGGCATATTGCGCTCGAAGCCCGCGGCAAAGGTGGTTTTGGCTACGATCCGCTTTTTGTCCCAGAGGGCTATACCAAATGCATGGCCGAGCTTGAGCCCGCCGAAAAAGACAAAATCAGCCATCGGGGGCGCGCCTGCGCAAAGCTCAAAGAATTCCTCAAAGAGCATTGGCTGTCTTGA